A stretch of the Candidatus Polarisedimenticolia bacterium genome encodes the following:
- a CDS encoding methyltransferase domain-containing protein: MPDTWILVGGPSRRRLFLLSALALFAELALIRWLGCEVRIFAYFKNLILIACFLGFGAGFYRARARARLGASLAVLLGVVAVVALPPRAGWEHGPQIATRALSNFYGSIFMGDLPSAPAVAIGTFLLGLFWTAALFLASSVVLFGYAQRIGADIDAFGQDGRLQAYSWNVAGSLAGILGFALVSQLALPPLAWFLVVLLGTAPFLQGWKSRGAALAGAALLLVALPPQAGTIWSPYHKLEVTRKPDGSRLVTVNGTGYMFMFPVGSESLPWGRAGVDRWRLPYRLHGHASRVLIVGAGAGNDASAALQAGAERVVAVEIDPEIYRIGRTLHPDRPYQDPRVQIVIDDARHFVETTRERFDLIVFSHLDAHTALSGYTNLRLDNYIYTVESFRNCRRLLDPGGALFVSFWITQDWVATRFIENLRLAFGEPPVSYFVRDDRGVVQAYYIATDVPEIRGLAAVIGRQGNWEPDEVSPPPPSTDDWPFLFAQRRIVPTPMLLLAVPLLALCFVIVGLMLRPERSAEGGLPLDRHFFFLGAAFLLVEVHNVSKLALVFGTTWTVNAWVISGVLLAVLLANLVVSVRPSWARGRILYGPLFASLIAGAVLGPGTLTALPMGRLWAVLLYTLPLGFAGMVFAASFRGARDAPRALGSNILGSILGGFLELVSFTVGLSGLLYLAVGLYALSWPGDPARPGPDTAGGS, encoded by the coding sequence ATGCCCGACACCTGGATCCTCGTGGGCGGACCCTCCCGCCGCCGGCTCTTTCTCCTCAGCGCGCTGGCCCTGTTCGCCGAGCTGGCGCTCATCCGCTGGCTGGGCTGCGAAGTCCGGATCTTCGCGTACTTCAAGAACCTGATCCTCATCGCCTGCTTCCTCGGCTTCGGCGCGGGCTTCTACCGGGCGCGCGCCCGGGCCCGGCTCGGAGCGTCGCTCGCGGTCCTCCTGGGCGTCGTCGCCGTCGTCGCGCTGCCGCCGCGCGCCGGCTGGGAGCACGGGCCGCAGATCGCCACCCGGGCCCTGTCGAACTTCTACGGCAGCATCTTCATGGGCGACCTGCCGTCCGCCCCGGCGGTCGCCATCGGGACATTCCTTCTGGGCCTGTTCTGGACTGCCGCGCTCTTCCTGGCGAGCAGCGTCGTTCTCTTCGGCTACGCGCAGCGCATCGGCGCGGACATCGACGCCTTCGGGCAGGACGGGAGGCTCCAGGCCTACTCCTGGAACGTCGCCGGCAGCCTGGCGGGAATCCTGGGGTTCGCGCTCGTGTCGCAACTGGCGCTTCCTCCCCTGGCGTGGTTCCTCGTGGTGCTCCTGGGCACGGCACCGTTTCTGCAAGGCTGGAAGTCGCGCGGCGCCGCCCTGGCCGGAGCCGCCCTGCTCCTCGTCGCGCTGCCGCCCCAGGCCGGCACGATCTGGTCGCCGTACCACAAGCTCGAAGTGACCCGGAAGCCGGACGGGTCGAGGCTGGTCACGGTCAATGGGACCGGGTACATGTTCATGTTCCCGGTCGGCTCCGAGTCGTTGCCCTGGGGGCGCGCCGGCGTCGATCGATGGCGCCTTCCCTACAGGCTGCATGGGCACGCCTCCCGGGTCCTGATCGTCGGCGCGGGGGCCGGCAACGACGCGTCCGCGGCCCTCCAGGCCGGAGCCGAGCGGGTCGTCGCCGTCGAGATCGATCCGGAAATCTACCGGATCGGCAGGACTCTCCACCCCGACAGGCCCTACCAGGACCCGCGGGTTCAGATCGTCATCGACGACGCCCGCCATTTCGTGGAGACGACCCGGGAGCGGTTCGACCTGATCGTCTTCAGCCACCTGGACGCCCACACGGCGCTGTCGGGCTACACCAACCTCCGTCTCGACAACTACATCTACACCGTGGAGAGCTTTCGCAACTGCAGGCGGCTGCTCGATCCGGGAGGCGCGCTCTTCGTCTCGTTCTGGATCACCCAGGACTGGGTGGCCACCCGCTTCATCGAGAACCTGAGGCTCGCGTTCGGGGAGCCGCCGGTCTCGTACTTCGTACGGGACGATCGGGGCGTGGTCCAGGCCTACTACATCGCGACCGACGTTCCGGAGATCCGCGGCCTCGCCGCGGTGATCGGGCGGCAGGGAAACTGGGAGCCAGATGAAGTCTCGCCGCCCCCGCCGTCGACCGACGACTGGCCCTTTCTCTTCGCGCAGAGGCGAATCGTCCCCACCCCGATGCTGCTGCTGGCGGTTCCCCTGCTCGCCCTGTGCTTCGTCATCGTCGGGCTGATGCTGCGGCCGGAGCGGAGCGCGGAAGGGGGCCTTCCCCTGGATCGGCATTTCTTCTTCCTGGGGGCGGCGTTCCTGCTGGTCGAGGTCCACAACGTGAGCAAGCTGGCCCTGGTGTTCGGCACGACCTGGACCGTCAATGCCTGGGTGATCAGCGGCGTGCTTCTCGCCGTCCTGCTGGCCAACCTTGTCGTGAGCGTCCGCCCGTCATGGGCGCGCGGCCGCATCCTGTACGGCCCCCTGTTCGCGAGCCTGATCGCCGGGGCCGTTCTCGGGCCCGGGACGCTGACAGCCCTGCCGATGGGCAGGCTCTGGGCGGTCCTCCTCTACACGCTGCCGCTCGGGTTCGCCGGAATGGTGTTCGCCGCGTCGTTCCGCGGAGCTCGGGACGCGCCCCGCGCCCTCGGCTCGAACATTCTCGGGTCGATCCTGGGGGGGTTTCTCGAGCTGGTCTCGTTCACCGTCGGCCTGTCCGGGCTCCTGTACCTCGCCGTCGGCCTGTACGCGCTCTCCTGGCCCGGGGACCCGGCCCGCCCCGGGCCGGATACCGCCGGCGGATCCTAG
- a CDS encoding EAL domain-containing protein — protein sequence MILVVDDEAAVRQFLRGALEHKGFRVIEAENGAQAVELCRSRRPELILLDVNMPEMDGFEACAAIRCLPGSETTPILILTSLDDLESVSRAREAGATDFALKPISMPILDHRVRYMLHAKSNLDRLVRSEERLARAQRIARLGNWEWDVQSGTVHWSEEMYRLYSVIPGPAAPGRDRLLDRIHVDDREMVSRAIVEALRGSRPYSLDFRVAAPDGAERFVHEEAEILFDRSGTAVRMVGTTQDITERKRAEGQIRILAYYDGLTLLPNRRLFLEKLGVTLENVRRRGGLHAVLFLDLDRFKQINDTLGHGVGDRLLQAVAERLRKSLRSSDAIARGDLSGTNEDVCRLGGDEFIVSISNITRGEDAATVAKRILEALQLPFRLDEQEVFISASVGISLFPQDGTDLETLLKNADAAMYQAKEAGRNNCQFFSQSMNVTAVKRLTLENKLRRALEREEFQLYYQPQIDVRTWSIVGAEALVRWRHPVLGLVSPSEFIPLAEETGLILPIGDWVLRTASAQALAWQKAGHGSVVVAINISGRQFRERNLAKMIEQALGGIGLDPHRLELEITESVLMRSAEETVDTLKMLKTMGARIAVDDFGTGYSSLSYLRRFPIDRLKLDQSFIHEIVADRGTAAIVAAVIGMARGLGLEVIAEGVETPEQRTMLFQEGCHIMQGYLFGRPLPALEFEQLLIHRAGDESLGARAGSG from the coding sequence TTGATCCTCGTCGTGGACGACGAGGCGGCCGTGCGCCAATTTCTGCGCGGAGCGCTGGAGCACAAGGGCTTCAGGGTGATCGAGGCCGAGAACGGCGCGCAGGCGGTCGAGCTCTGCAGAAGCCGGAGGCCCGAGCTCATCCTTCTCGACGTGAACATGCCCGAGATGGACGGGTTCGAGGCCTGCGCCGCGATCCGGTGCCTGCCCGGCAGCGAGACGACCCCGATCCTGATTCTCACCAGCCTGGACGATCTCGAGTCGGTCAGCCGGGCGCGTGAGGCCGGCGCCACCGATTTCGCCCTGAAGCCGATCAGCATGCCGATCCTGGATCACCGGGTCCGCTACATGCTGCACGCCAAGAGCAATCTCGACCGCCTCGTCCGCAGCGAAGAGCGGCTGGCGAGGGCGCAGCGCATCGCCCGCCTCGGCAACTGGGAGTGGGACGTCCAGTCGGGCACGGTGCACTGGTCGGAGGAGATGTACCGCCTGTACTCGGTGATCCCGGGCCCGGCGGCCCCGGGACGCGATCGCCTGCTCGATCGCATCCACGTCGACGATCGGGAGATGGTGTCCCGCGCCATCGTCGAGGCCCTGCGCGGCTCCAGGCCGTACAGCCTCGACTTTCGCGTGGCCGCACCGGACGGGGCGGAGCGCTTCGTTCACGAGGAGGCCGAGATTCTGTTCGACCGGTCCGGCACCGCCGTCCGGATGGTCGGCACGACCCAGGACATCACCGAACGGAAGCGGGCCGAGGGCCAGATCCGCATCCTGGCCTATTACGACGGCCTCACCCTCCTGCCGAACCGGAGGCTCTTCCTCGAGAAGCTCGGCGTGACGCTGGAGAACGTGAGGCGGCGGGGCGGCCTTCACGCGGTGCTCTTCCTCGATCTCGATCGGTTCAAGCAGATCAACGACACGCTCGGGCACGGCGTGGGCGACCGGCTTCTGCAGGCGGTCGCGGAACGCCTGCGCAAGAGCCTGCGCAGCAGCGATGCCATCGCCCGCGGCGACCTGTCGGGCACCAACGAAGACGTCTGCCGCCTCGGAGGGGACGAGTTCATCGTGTCGATCTCGAACATCACCCGCGGCGAGGACGCGGCCACGGTCGCGAAGCGCATTCTCGAGGCCCTGCAGCTGCCGTTTCGCCTGGACGAGCAGGAGGTCTTCATCTCCGCCAGCGTCGGAATCAGCCTCTTCCCGCAGGACGGGACCGATCTCGAGACGCTCCTCAAGAACGCGGACGCGGCGATGTATCAGGCCAAGGAGGCCGGGCGGAACAATTGCCAGTTCTTCAGCCAGTCGATGAACGTCACGGCGGTGAAGCGACTGACTCTCGAGAACAAGCTCCGCAGGGCCCTGGAGCGCGAGGAGTTCCAGCTGTATTACCAGCCGCAGATCGACGTGCGCACCTGGTCGATCGTCGGCGCGGAGGCCCTCGTCCGCTGGCGGCACCCGGTCCTCGGACTGGTCTCCCCCTCGGAGTTCATCCCGCTGGCCGAGGAAACCGGCCTGATCCTGCCGATCGGTGATTGGGTGCTCCGCACGGCGAGCGCCCAGGCCCTGGCCTGGCAGAAGGCGGGGCATGGATCCGTGGTCGTGGCGATCAACATCTCCGGCCGCCAGTTCCGCGAGAGGAACCTGGCGAAGATGATCGAGCAGGCGCTCGGCGGAATCGGGCTCGATCCCCACCGGCTCGAGCTCGAGATCACCGAGAGCGTCCTGATGCGCAGCGCCGAAGAGACGGTGGATACCCTGAAGATGCTCAAGACGATGGGGGCGCGGATCGCGGTGGACGACTTCGGGACCGGCTACTCGTCCCTGAGCTACCTCAGGCGCTTCCCGATCGACCGCCTGAAGCTCGACCAGTCGTTCATCCACGAGATCGTCGCCGACCGCGGCACCGCCGCCATCGTCGCCGCGGTGATCGGCATGGCGCGCGGCCTCGGTCTCGAGGTGATCGCGGAGGGCGTCGAGACCCCGGAGCAGCGCACCATGCTGTTCCAGGAGGGCTGTCACATCATGCAGGGATACCTGTTCGGCCGGCCCCTGCCGGCCCTGGAGTTCGAGCAGCTCCTGATCCACCGGGCCGGCGACGAATCGCTGGGGGCCCGCGCCGGCTCGGGCTGA